A stretch of DNA from Chloroflexia bacterium SDU3-3:
GTGGGGGTCCTAGGGGCTGGCCCCCGGACGCCACCCGCGCAGGGCATCCACCCGCTGAACACACCACCGCCATCGCTTATTTAAAAAAGCCCAGCGCTGATGTCATTCACGTGCATCGCGCCCCGCAACGCACGAGCGCGGCGCAGGCCGAAGCCCGCGCCGCGCCCGCAGCGACAGAGAAACCCGCCGCGCCTACTTGCTCACGCGCTCGATGTAGGTGCCCGTGCGCGTATCGATGCGGATGATATCGCCCTCGTTGATGAACGCGGGCACCTGCACCTGCGCGCCGGTCTCCACCGTCACCAGCTTGTTCACGTTGGTGGCCGTGTCGCCGCGCAGCGCCACAGGCGCATCGGTGACCTGCAGGTTCACGAAGAACGCCACCTCGACGCCCAGGATCTGGTTGTCGTCGTAGAACAGCACGTCGGCCATGTCGCTGTCCTTCAGGAACTTGGCCGGCTCGCCGATCGCATCCTCCTCGATCTCGATCTGCTCGAAGGTCTGGTTGTCCATGAAGTGGTATGACGTGCCCTCGCGGTAGAGGAACTGCATCGGCGTCTTCTCCACGCGCACGATGTCGATGTCCGAGCCAGCCCGCACGCGCTCCTCGACGGTCTTGCCCGTCTGAATATTTTTGAGCTTCATGATCACCATGGCCCGCCAGTTGCCGGGGGCGTGGTGGTGAAACTCGGTCACTCGCGTCAGCTGGCCATTCCAGCGGATGATGATACCAGTGCGCAGATCCGACGTCGTCGCCATGACAGAATCTCTCCTCACAAGAAGCGCCGCCCGAGAGAGCGGCGCGTGTCCAATCGCAGTTTTTTCTGGCGGCTATTATAGCACAGGCCTGACGAAAGAAAAAATCCGCCGACCGGCCCCGCTAGGGTCTATGCGTGCTCGACAGCGCACCGATGCTTTCACCTCCAAGACTCCAAGACACCAAGGAAGAAAGCGAACAATACGAAAGTACGAAGACTCGAACGAAAAGGGAGAGCAACCTTCGCGTCTTCGTGGTAAAAAATCTTCAGTCTGCCGAGCACGCATAGGCCCTAGAGAATCCGCCGCGCCCCCACTACCTTGGTGGCCTGGGGCTGTGGCGGCAAAACCTTCTGCCCAAAACATGGTGCTACAATAGGCGGCCAGACCCACGAGCGAGGAGCAGCAATGACCACCGACAGCGACATCACGAGCTACATCGAGCAGATCCACGCGGCCCCCGCCCGCATCGTCTTCGAGTTCGCGGGGGCGGGCAGCCTGGCCCTGGCCTGGCTCCACGCCGTGGCCGGCTCCTCCCGCACCGTCATCGAGGCCAGCGACCGCTACGCCCCCGAGTCCATGGCCGACCTGCTGGGCGCGACGCCCCGCAAGTTCGTGTCGCAGGAGACCGCCGAGGCCATGGCGGGCGCGGCCTAC
This window harbors:
- the efp gene encoding elongation factor P — translated: MATTSDLRTGIIIRWNGQLTRVTEFHHHAPGNWRAMVIMKLKNIQTGKTVEERVRAGSDIDIVRVEKTPMQFLYREGTSYHFMDNQTFEQIEIEEDAIGEPAKFLKDSDMADVLFYDDNQILGVEVAFFVNLQVTDAPVALRGDTATNVNKLVTVETGAQVQVPAFINEGDIIRIDTRTGTYIERVSK